The following are encoded in a window of Phaseolus vulgaris cultivar G19833 chromosome 3, P. vulgaris v2.0, whole genome shotgun sequence genomic DNA:
- the LOC137806506 gene encoding two-component response regulator ORR5-like isoform X2 produces the protein MDSNTLVSWPRMSENIEAFGLSPKKSEQVHVLAVDDSLVDRKVIERLLKVLAYKVTAVDSGLRALQLLGLLDEQKIPSEANGFAGLKVDLIITDYCMPGMTGYELLKKIKESSTFKETPVVIMSSENVLPRIDRCLEEGAEDFIVKPVKLSDVKRLKDYMATKEAKVEGQDREGIHKRKLLDASDVSSSSPPSTSSSSLPPSSPSVIDSPIRRLKMTSTD, from the exons ATGGACTCCAACACTCTCGTTTCATGGCCGAGGATGTCAGAAAACATCGAGGCTTTTGGTCTTTCACCCAAGAAATCCGAACAGGTTCATGTTTTAGCAGTTGATGACAGCCTCGTTGATCGCAAAGTCATCGAACGCTTGCTCAAAGTCCTAGCTTACAAAG TTACTGCTGTGGATAGTGGGCTGAGAGCACTACAATTGCTTGGACTATTGGACGAGCAGAAAATTCCCTCTGAAGCTAATGGTTTTGCT GGTTTAAAGGTGGATCTAATCATCACAGACTACTGTATGCCTGGAATGACAGGTTATGAATTACTGAAGAAAATCAAG GAATCGTCCACTTTCAAGGAAACTCCTGTGGTGATTATGTCCTCTGAAAACGTTTTGCCACGCATAGACAG ATGTTTGGAGGAGGGTGCAGAGGATTTCATAGTTAAGCCAGTGAAGTTATCTGACGTGAAGCGTTTGAAGGATTACATGGCAACGAAGGAGGCTAAGGTTGAAGGCCAAGACAGGGAAGGGATCCACAAAAGGAAGCTATTAGACGCTTCTGATGTGTCGTCATCATCACCACCGTCTACTTCCTCCTCATCACTTCCACCATCTTCACCCTCAGTCATTGACTCTCCAATCAGACGGCTTAAAATGACCAGCACtgattga
- the LOC137806506 gene encoding two-component response regulator ORR5-like isoform X1, with the protein MDSNTLVSWPRMSENIEAFGLSPKKSEQVHVLAVDDSLVDRKVIERLLKVLAYKVTAVDSGLRALQLLGLLDEQKIPSEANGFAQGLKVDLIITDYCMPGMTGYELLKKIKESSTFKETPVVIMSSENVLPRIDRCLEEGAEDFIVKPVKLSDVKRLKDYMATKEAKVEGQDREGIHKRKLLDASDVSSSSPPSTSSSSLPPSSPSVIDSPIRRLKMTSTD; encoded by the exons ATGGACTCCAACACTCTCGTTTCATGGCCGAGGATGTCAGAAAACATCGAGGCTTTTGGTCTTTCACCCAAGAAATCCGAACAGGTTCATGTTTTAGCAGTTGATGACAGCCTCGTTGATCGCAAAGTCATCGAACGCTTGCTCAAAGTCCTAGCTTACAAAG TTACTGCTGTGGATAGTGGGCTGAGAGCACTACAATTGCTTGGACTATTGGACGAGCAGAAAATTCCCTCTGAAGCTAATGGTTTTGCT CAGGGTTTAAAGGTGGATCTAATCATCACAGACTACTGTATGCCTGGAATGACAGGTTATGAATTACTGAAGAAAATCAAG GAATCGTCCACTTTCAAGGAAACTCCTGTGGTGATTATGTCCTCTGAAAACGTTTTGCCACGCATAGACAG ATGTTTGGAGGAGGGTGCAGAGGATTTCATAGTTAAGCCAGTGAAGTTATCTGACGTGAAGCGTTTGAAGGATTACATGGCAACGAAGGAGGCTAAGGTTGAAGGCCAAGACAGGGAAGGGATCCACAAAAGGAAGCTATTAGACGCTTCTGATGTGTCGTCATCATCACCACCGTCTACTTCCTCCTCATCACTTCCACCATCTTCACCCTCAGTCATTGACTCTCCAATCAGACGGCTTAAAATGACCAGCACtgattga